From the Chloroflexus aurantiacus J-10-fl genome, one window contains:
- a CDS encoding S1 RNA-binding domain-containing protein, giving the protein MTDQVRREEVAAGELPDTPHTAASAPAAEAAVAAHEQAAEAAAPTPEEEAVLPAATGEADASATAPTAAGESASSGSEATGASFTPVSDDQPHKPRRLKDLQPGMELEGKVTSIALYGVFVDIGVGRDGLVHISEMSDRRIETPSEVVQIGDTVKVWVKSIEPEARRISLTMRDPARAETPRRARQPQPQQQQPRRQEVDREKLAALRVGDVVEGVITGFAPFGAFADIGVGKDGLIHVSELAEGRVEKPEDAVKVGERYQFKILEIDGEAARISLSLRRALRTQRMQQLETGQILEGTVSGIAPFGAFVDIGVGRDGLVHISALAPHRVEKVEDVVKVGDKVKVKVLGVDQQSKRISLTMRLEEEQPASETTTEPATTPAEPAPARAGRSNMERFAAAAQAARERSERGERGERGERSERGERGERGERNERRDRRDRRAAQTAPETYVVGEDDDETFEGNATLEDLLTKFGGSSNRRDRDRDRRRRDYDDDEDDMERPTNRRQRDAIRRTLQQIGHDE; this is encoded by the coding sequence ATGACGGATCAGGTACGTAGGGAAGAGGTCGCTGCGGGCGAGCTGCCTGACACACCTCACACGGCAGCCAGCGCTCCGGCGGCTGAAGCTGCCGTCGCTGCACACGAACAGGCGGCGGAGGCGGCAGCGCCTACCCCTGAAGAGGAGGCGGTTTTGCCCGCCGCCACAGGGGAGGCTGACGCTTCAGCAACGGCCCCAACCGCAGCGGGTGAGAGCGCCTCAAGCGGCTCTGAGGCAACGGGCGCCAGCTTTACACCGGTCAGCGATGATCAACCACACAAGCCGCGACGGCTGAAAGACCTGCAGCCCGGTATGGAGCTGGAGGGGAAGGTCACCTCGATTGCGCTCTATGGAGTATTCGTTGATATTGGCGTTGGTCGTGATGGCCTCGTACACATCTCCGAAATGAGCGACCGTCGCATCGAGACACCTTCAGAGGTAGTTCAGATCGGTGATACGGTGAAAGTGTGGGTCAAGAGCATTGAGCCAGAAGCACGTCGGATTAGCCTGACGATGCGTGATCCTGCGCGGGCCGAAACCCCACGGCGGGCGCGTCAGCCTCAGCCACAACAGCAGCAACCGCGCCGACAAGAGGTTGATCGCGAGAAGCTGGCTGCACTGCGTGTCGGTGATGTGGTCGAAGGAGTGATTACCGGTTTCGCACCTTTCGGGGCATTTGCCGATATCGGTGTTGGCAAAGATGGCTTAATCCACGTCAGCGAACTGGCCGAGGGTCGGGTCGAGAAACCAGAGGATGCGGTCAAAGTTGGCGAGCGCTATCAGTTCAAGATCCTTGAGATTGATGGCGAAGCTGCCCGTATCAGCCTGAGCCTGCGGCGAGCACTCCGCACGCAACGCATGCAGCAGCTCGAGACCGGCCAGATACTCGAAGGCACGGTGAGCGGTATCGCTCCCTTCGGTGCATTCGTCGACATTGGGGTTGGCCGCGACGGCCTTGTCCATATCTCGGCGCTTGCCCCTCATCGGGTAGAGAAAGTTGAAGATGTGGTCAAGGTTGGCGACAAGGTCAAGGTGAAGGTGCTCGGCGTTGATCAGCAGAGCAAGCGGATCAGCCTGACCATGCGGCTCGAAGAGGAGCAGCCTGCTTCTGAGACCACCACCGAACCAGCGACCACTCCTGCCGAGCCTGCGCCAGCCCGTGCCGGTCGGAGCAATATGGAGCGGTTTGCCGCCGCAGCCCAGGCCGCTCGTGAGCGCAGCGAGCGCGGTGAGCGTGGCGAGCGCGGTGAACGCAGTGAGCGTGGCGAGCGTGGCGAGCGTGGCGAGCGTAATGAGCGGCGTGACCGCCGAGACCGCCGGGCAGCGCAGACAGCACCTGAAACCTATGTCGTTGGTGAAGACGATGACGAGACCTTTGAGGGTAATGCAACCCTCGAAGATCTGCTGACCAAGTTTGGTGGCTCCAGTAACCGCCGCGACCGCGACCGTGACCGTCGCCGCCGTGATTACGACGACGATGAAGACGACATGGAGCGACCAACCAATCGGCGGCAGCGTGACGCAATCCGCCGCACGCTCCAGCAGATTGGTCACGACGAATAA
- the rpmH gene encoding 50S ribosomal protein L34 yields the protein MPKRTWQPKRIPRRRKHGFRARMATKDGREVLRRRRLKGRWKLTVSDERRAVRRGHR from the coding sequence ATGCCGAAACGAACCTGGCAACCAAAGCGCATTCCGCGCCGCCGTAAGCACGGCTTCCGGGCGCGCATGGCAACCAAAGATGGACGCGAAGTTCTTCGCCGCCGACGCCTGAAGGGGCGCTGGAAATTGACCGTCAGTGATGAGCGGCGAGCTGTGCGCCGCGGCCACCGCTAA
- the rnpA gene encoding ribonuclease P protein component — MRRAYRLRRPEQFRRVRQEGRTFTSPWLILTVAPARRRTLRCGFVVSRRVGGAVQRNRARRRVREAVRLLLPRLTAGYDMVFTIRTPEVIDAPFTQLQDDITALLRQACLLPAPTNETVSPVSDTPLPQHERGSQ, encoded by the coding sequence ATGCGACGTGCATATCGGCTACGCCGACCCGAACAGTTTCGTCGTGTGCGTCAGGAAGGACGCACATTCACCTCGCCGTGGCTCATTCTCACCGTCGCACCGGCTCGACGACGTACCTTACGCTGCGGCTTCGTTGTCAGTCGCCGTGTCGGCGGCGCCGTACAACGCAACCGTGCCCGCCGTCGTGTGCGCGAAGCTGTGCGCTTGCTGCTCCCACGACTGACAGCCGGTTACGATATGGTGTTCACCATTCGCACACCAGAGGTGATTGACGCACCGTTCACACAATTGCAGGACGATATTACTGCGCTACTGCGGCAGGCCTGTCTCCTGCCGGCACCCACGAATGAAACAGTGTCACCGGTTTCAGATACACCACTTCCACAACACGAACGAGGATCGCAATGA
- a CDS encoding YidC/Oxa1 family membrane protein insertase, with protein sequence MNIWSAFVGLLEQLLLFFSSLTGNMALGIVLFTIAARLFILPLTLSSLRSSRRMQEVQPILKEIQRKYGKDPQRLQEETLRVYREHKINPVGGCLPLLLQLPIFFGVYQAVYHLMVPEQRVNLSAAAAEMLKDERLAQILAAPFFGMDLGVPAFGPNGFAGFAYLILPVLSIVLQLMQQLMATPRVQDPQQKAFTQAMLIMPFVFGYIAFTFPTGAVLYWVVSSVVGVVQQYFTSGWGSLANYLRFLPPDNRPTPTLALASASTGSTSESQPETPKIDFWSVMRPLTEAAVEESDPTHTEQRPSRQHPNPRRRR encoded by the coding sequence ATGAACATTTGGTCGGCATTTGTTGGATTGCTTGAACAACTCTTACTCTTCTTCTCGTCGTTGACCGGCAATATGGCGCTGGGCATTGTGCTCTTCACGATTGCCGCCCGTCTCTTCATTTTGCCGCTCACCCTCAGCTCACTCCGCTCGAGTCGCCGGATGCAAGAGGTGCAGCCGATTTTGAAAGAGATTCAGCGCAAATACGGCAAAGACCCGCAACGGCTGCAAGAAGAGACCCTGCGCGTTTACCGTGAGCACAAAATTAATCCGGTAGGTGGATGTCTACCCCTCCTGTTACAATTGCCGATCTTCTTTGGCGTTTATCAGGCGGTCTATCACCTGATGGTGCCTGAGCAGCGGGTGAATCTGAGTGCGGCGGCGGCTGAAATGTTGAAAGACGAGCGGCTGGCTCAGATCCTGGCTGCCCCCTTCTTTGGTATGGATCTGGGTGTACCGGCGTTCGGGCCGAATGGTTTTGCCGGTTTTGCGTATCTGATTTTGCCGGTGCTTTCAATTGTTTTACAGTTGATGCAACAGTTGATGGCTACACCACGAGTCCAGGATCCGCAACAGAAAGCCTTTACGCAGGCAATGTTGATTATGCCGTTTGTCTTCGGCTATATCGCATTCACCTTTCCAACTGGAGCAGTGTTGTATTGGGTAGTCAGCAGTGTTGTGGGTGTTGTGCAACAGTACTTCACGTCAGGTTGGGGATCGCTGGCCAATTACCTGCGCTTCCTGCCACCCGATAATCGTCCAACACCAACGTTAGCACTGGCATCAGCATCGACAGGAAGCACGTCTGAAAGCCAACCCGAAACGCCAAAAATTGATTTCTGGTCAGTTATGCGTCCATTAACCGAAGCAGCCGTGGAGGAGAGTGATCCGACGCACACGGAACAGCGCCCTTCACGCCAGCACCCCAATCCCCGTCGCCGTCGTTAG
- the jag gene encoding RNA-binding cell elongation regulator Jag/EloR, whose amino-acid sequence MKRIEISERTVAEAVELALAQLGRDRDEVAIEVLDPGENGDEALVRVTVVEDEEEAPSVEKVSEIAQRVLEDLLERMDIHAYVTAVISHATGPNGEPEATITLHVEGADEEAMGLLIGRRGETLRSLQFLLNLLVSRRVQKWPQLVVDVGNYRQRRQESLESLARRMAERVRQTGRPIMLEPMAAYERRIVHLALRNDKTIYTESSGEGENRKIVIYPAKHS is encoded by the coding sequence ATGAAGCGCATCGAGATCAGCGAACGCACCGTCGCCGAAGCTGTCGAGCTGGCGCTCGCCCAACTGGGCCGTGATCGTGACGAAGTTGCGATTGAAGTCCTGGACCCGGGTGAGAATGGTGATGAAGCATTGGTGCGTGTCACTGTTGTTGAAGACGAGGAAGAGGCGCCATCAGTAGAAAAAGTGAGCGAAATTGCGCAGCGTGTTCTTGAAGATCTGCTCGAGCGCATGGATATTCACGCCTATGTGACGGCGGTCATTTCGCATGCCACCGGCCCAAATGGCGAACCTGAAGCAACGATCACGCTCCATGTCGAAGGCGCTGATGAAGAAGCAATGGGTCTTTTGATCGGACGGCGCGGTGAGACTCTCCGCTCCCTACAGTTTTTACTCAATTTGCTGGTGAGCCGCCGCGTGCAGAAATGGCCACAACTGGTGGTTGATGTTGGCAATTACCGCCAGCGCCGCCAGGAATCGCTGGAAAGTCTGGCCCGGCGGATGGCTGAACGGGTAAGGCAGACCGGTCGGCCAATTATGCTGGAGCCAATGGCAGCTTACGAACGACGAATCGTTCATCTCGCCCTGCGTAACGACAAAACAATTTATACCGAAAGTTCAGGTGAGGGCGAGAATCGTAAGATTGTGATCTATCCCGCCAAGCATTCGTAA